The proteins below are encoded in one region of Neorhodopirellula lusitana:
- a CDS encoding ABC transporter permease, whose translation MNLKKLVWRELFERKSQMITIFVGILLGITTVIAIKNITYYSEMAIAREMDSLGANVLVLPKSVTLQDYYSADMHNDTIPEEYALRLTMSNLAGVDNLSPKLCVPVELEGRSFTLTGILPKSEFQAKAAWGGAGIFSRPIGCGAIDVGEPSEPEDKRTLVRKRVIDDLATDEALVGADTASVLGIEEGQSLELMGQQFSVVAVLPETGTVDDSRIFAHLHTVQAMSNQDAVVSCIEIVGCCKEISAGLVGNVNDLLPDAKVVTVAQVVATQSKVNGMMEKLSLIFVAIIVVIGGAGIANFMFANVYERRREIGTLMSLGAESNLILRIFLLKALLLGVAGGVGGFVIGTALAVTLGPRLANVPVLPMPMLALWAIGISVGTTLLASYFPARNAARLDPVTSFKEV comes from the coding sequence ATGAACCTCAAAAAACTGGTCTGGCGTGAACTCTTCGAACGGAAGAGCCAGATGATCACGATTTTCGTTGGGATCCTGTTGGGGATCACAACGGTCATCGCAATCAAGAACATCACCTACTATTCCGAGATGGCGATAGCTAGGGAAATGGACAGCCTAGGTGCCAACGTATTGGTCTTGCCTAAGTCGGTGACGCTGCAAGATTATTACTCTGCCGACATGCACAACGATACGATTCCCGAGGAATACGCATTGCGATTAACAATGTCGAATCTCGCGGGCGTCGACAACCTTTCGCCCAAGCTATGCGTGCCGGTGGAATTAGAAGGCCGTTCGTTCACCCTGACCGGAATTCTGCCCAAAAGCGAGTTCCAGGCCAAAGCAGCTTGGGGCGGGGCGGGAATTTTCTCTCGTCCGATTGGTTGTGGAGCCATCGACGTTGGTGAACCGTCCGAACCCGAAGACAAAAGGACGTTGGTTCGCAAACGAGTAATCGACGACCTGGCAACTGACGAAGCACTGGTCGGTGCGGACACCGCATCGGTCCTAGGGATCGAAGAAGGTCAATCGCTGGAATTGATGGGCCAACAGTTTTCAGTCGTCGCGGTTCTTCCGGAAACTGGTACCGTTGACGATTCACGCATCTTTGCTCACTTGCATACCGTGCAAGCGATGTCCAACCAAGACGCCGTGGTCAGTTGCATCGAAATCGTTGGTTGCTGCAAAGAAATCTCCGCAGGATTGGTCGGCAACGTGAACGACTTACTTCCCGATGCCAAAGTCGTCACGGTAGCTCAAGTCGTTGCCACGCAATCAAAGGTCAACGGCATGATGGAAAAACTATCGCTGATTTTTGTTGCGATCATCGTGGTGATCGGTGGAGCTGGCATCGCCAATTTCATGTTCGCCAATGTGTATGAACGCCGGCGAGAAATCGGCACGTTGATGTCCCTCGGGGCGGAGTCGAATCTGATCCTACGAATCTTCCTGCTCAAAGCGTTGCTGCTAGGCGTTGCTGGGGGTGTCGGTGGATTCGTGATCGGCACCGCGTTGGCTGTCACGTTGGGACCTCGCTTGGCGAATGTCCCCGTATTGCCAATGCCCATGTTGGCGTTGTGGGCGATCGGCATCTCCGTCGGCACCACACTCTTGGCCAGCTACTTTCCCGCTCGCAATGCAGCTCGCCTGGATCCCGTCACCTCATTCAAGGAAGTTTGA
- a CDS encoding alpha/beta hydrolase-fold protein → MRRIPQSHLLKPFSCIVFIIVLGAAKHCWAQESSAAADVREVQTGVPQGELTSGVFETSKLFPGTRRDYSVYVPAQYQANQPANLMVFMDGKNYAKPGGAFRVPTVFDNLIHQQAMPVTVAVFVNPGTIPGTQKDAANRSNRSFEYDSLGDRYANFLVDEFLPVALKGINVSGAPNDRAVCGISSGGICAFTVAWEKPEQFGKVLSHIGSFTNIRGGWAYPGLVRKTKKKPKPIKVYLQEGNDDLSNLHGNWPLGNRSLAAALQYAGYTYKLVMTEGGHSGKWGGLELPNALRWLWNDDAESTVIPSTATKPAWEPHPDAIPRDDVPHGTVEVMEPWESKIFPDTIRDWAVYVPSQYNKNTPTALMVFQDGERMRDVKGRWRIAVVLDNLIARGDMPPTIGVFLNPGHHKSKPRQGNKSSNRSYEYDGLGDRYANFLLNEILPEVESRYNLSDDPKMRAIGGSSSGAICAFTVAWERPDQFAKVYSSVGSFTNLRGGDAYPGLIRKTEPKPFRIYMADTSGDIDNAFGSWPIANQQMASSLNYMGYDARFDWAEGYMHNADYGSSRFPDAMKWLWRNETHTPKIDTSDDLRGDLTLLNLLVPGESWKVVAQDLGFADAPCSDSEGNFYFCDMKAPAIYRVDANSGEQSIIANEAVSGLEFGPDGLLYACQGKQKRVISINPTDGNLNVVAADVQPNDMAISKNGFIFITETRAKQITRINLKTGEVSVVDTGITRPNGIALSNDGGTLAVSDHGGPHTWTFRVNQGGELDAKSPTMPMRLPIDPKGEFKFNEPPPYNAVSRGDGMSVDKTGRYYVTSELGVQIFDPTGRPCGVLPKPDKTQPLTSCTLAGKNHETLFITNGSTVYRRQLHFQ, encoded by the coding sequence ATGAGACGTATTCCGCAAAGCCACCTACTGAAGCCATTCTCTTGCATCGTCTTCATCATCGTGTTGGGAGCCGCCAAACACTGTTGGGCCCAAGAGTCTTCCGCCGCCGCTGACGTTCGTGAGGTTCAGACGGGTGTTCCACAAGGCGAGCTTACCAGCGGCGTGTTTGAAACGAGCAAGCTGTTTCCTGGAACACGACGAGACTACAGCGTCTACGTTCCCGCGCAATACCAAGCCAACCAACCAGCCAACTTAATGGTGTTCATGGACGGGAAAAATTACGCCAAGCCGGGCGGAGCGTTCCGCGTGCCCACCGTTTTTGACAACCTGATTCACCAACAGGCGATGCCAGTCACGGTCGCCGTCTTTGTGAACCCTGGCACGATTCCTGGAACACAAAAAGACGCCGCCAATCGAAGCAATCGGTCGTTTGAATACGATTCACTCGGCGACCGCTACGCGAACTTTCTGGTCGACGAATTCTTACCTGTCGCACTGAAAGGAATCAATGTTTCCGGTGCCCCCAATGACCGTGCCGTGTGCGGGATTTCATCAGGCGGCATCTGCGCATTCACCGTTGCTTGGGAGAAACCGGAACAGTTCGGCAAGGTGCTCAGCCATATTGGTAGCTTCACAAACATTCGTGGCGGTTGGGCTTACCCCGGCTTGGTTCGCAAAACAAAAAAGAAACCGAAACCAATCAAGGTTTATCTCCAGGAAGGCAACGACGATCTAAGCAACCTGCATGGCAACTGGCCGCTCGGCAATCGGTCGCTCGCCGCCGCTCTTCAGTACGCTGGCTACACTTACAAACTGGTAATGACCGAAGGGGGTCACAGCGGTAAGTGGGGCGGTCTTGAACTCCCCAATGCCCTGCGTTGGCTATGGAACGATGATGCGGAATCCACCGTCATTCCGTCCACGGCAACCAAGCCAGCATGGGAACCGCACCCCGACGCGATCCCTCGCGACGATGTCCCTCACGGCACCGTCGAAGTCATGGAGCCATGGGAGTCCAAGATCTTCCCCGACACGATTCGAGACTGGGCCGTCTATGTTCCGTCTCAATACAACAAGAACACACCCACCGCTTTGATGGTGTTTCAAGATGGCGAACGAATGCGTGACGTGAAGGGGCGTTGGCGAATCGCCGTTGTGTTGGACAACCTAATCGCTCGCGGGGACATGCCGCCGACGATTGGGGTGTTTCTGAATCCTGGCCATCATAAATCCAAACCACGCCAAGGCAACAAATCATCCAATCGCAGCTATGAATACGACGGTCTAGGAGATCGCTACGCAAACTTCCTGCTCAACGAAATCCTGCCGGAAGTGGAATCTCGTTACAACCTTTCCGACGATCCCAAGATGCGTGCCATTGGTGGCTCCAGCTCCGGCGCGATTTGTGCCTTCACAGTTGCTTGGGAGCGACCGGACCAATTCGCAAAGGTCTACTCCAGCGTTGGTAGCTTCACCAACCTTCGTGGTGGCGATGCCTACCCAGGTCTCATTCGAAAAACCGAACCCAAGCCATTTCGCATCTACATGGCTGATACGAGTGGCGATATTGACAATGCATTTGGCAGTTGGCCGATCGCAAATCAACAAATGGCATCGTCACTCAACTACATGGGCTATGACGCCCGATTCGACTGGGCCGAAGGCTACATGCACAATGCTGACTACGGCAGTTCGCGTTTCCCTGATGCGATGAAGTGGCTATGGCGAAACGAGACTCACACACCGAAGATTGACACGAGTGACGACCTTCGCGGAGATCTCACGCTACTTAATCTTCTTGTCCCCGGTGAATCCTGGAAAGTGGTCGCCCAGGACCTCGGCTTTGCTGACGCTCCGTGCAGCGACTCGGAAGGCAACTTTTACTTTTGCGACATGAAAGCACCAGCGATCTACCGTGTGGATGCCAATAGCGGAGAACAATCCATCATTGCGAACGAGGCCGTTAGCGGACTCGAATTTGGTCCCGACGGTTTGCTATACGCATGCCAAGGCAAACAGAAACGTGTCATTTCCATTAACCCTACCGACGGCAATCTGAACGTCGTTGCCGCCGATGTACAGCCCAACGACATGGCGATCTCGAAGAACGGATTCATCTTCATCACCGAGACGCGAGCGAAACAAATCACGCGAATCAATCTCAAGACCGGTGAGGTTTCGGTTGTCGATACCGGCATCACGCGTCCGAATGGGATCGCTCTGTCAAATGATGGCGGAACACTTGCTGTTTCGGATCATGGTGGCCCTCACACGTGGACATTCCGCGTTAATCAAGGCGGCGAACTGGACGCTAAGTCACCGACGATGCCCATGCGACTGCCCATTGACCCGAAGGGCGAATTTAAGTTCAACGAGCCTCCACCTTACAACGCTGTCTCCCGCGGGGACGGGATGAGTGTCGACAAAACCGGACGATATTACGTCACCAGCGAGTTAGGCGTACAAATCTTCGACCCGACCGGACGCCCTTGCGGCGTGCTTCCCAAACCGGACAAAACTCAACCATTGACCAGTTGCACGCTAGCCGGCAAAAACCATGAAACCCTCTTCATCACCAACGGCTCTACGGTCTACCGGCGTCAACTTCATTTCCAGTAG
- the corA gene encoding magnesium/cobalt transporter CorA — protein sequence MNANLFKKKHTKVGARPGTLVIPKEAPTPRITTVHYSPTEHRTATVDSVDELSEAFSEDEVTWVDVQGFGDRSIMRKLGVLFGLHPLLLEDVVNVPQRPKSEPYEDQLLVIVRMVRMGEPDKNGEPVVDIEQVSMVIANNYLITFQEKHGDVLDPVRSRLLANKGLIRKRGADYLAYVITDTIIDAYYPVLEVVGDRLESLEAVVIDNPSPAVLGELNRLKNQLINLRRAIWPQREAINELVRGDHAIISEEVGVYLRDVYDHCIQTSEVAEMYREMVTGLMNTYLSSVANRTNEVMKVLTIMASIFIPLTFMAGIYGMNFEHMPELKYQYSYAVLWIAMGTVAIGMLIYFYRKGWILERQR from the coding sequence GTGAACGCCAATCTATTCAAAAAGAAGCATACCAAAGTCGGTGCGCGTCCAGGCACGCTGGTGATCCCCAAGGAAGCGCCCACTCCGCGAATCACGACGGTTCATTATTCGCCGACCGAACATCGTACTGCGACGGTGGATTCGGTCGACGAACTGAGCGAAGCTTTCAGCGAAGACGAAGTGACTTGGGTTGATGTTCAAGGGTTTGGCGATCGTTCGATCATGCGAAAACTGGGGGTGCTATTTGGTTTGCATCCGCTCTTGCTTGAAGACGTTGTCAATGTTCCACAACGCCCCAAAAGCGAGCCGTACGAAGATCAGCTATTGGTGATCGTGCGAATGGTTCGGATGGGCGAACCGGACAAAAACGGCGAGCCGGTGGTGGATATTGAGCAAGTCAGCATGGTGATCGCCAATAACTATTTGATCACATTCCAAGAGAAACATGGCGACGTGCTTGATCCCGTCCGCAGTCGCTTGCTCGCCAATAAGGGCCTAATCCGCAAACGTGGGGCTGATTATCTCGCCTATGTGATTACGGACACGATCATTGACGCGTACTACCCGGTTCTGGAAGTCGTGGGCGATCGTCTGGAGTCGCTCGAAGCGGTCGTGATCGATAATCCGTCGCCCGCCGTCTTGGGCGAACTCAACCGACTCAAGAATCAACTGATCAATCTGCGACGCGCGATTTGGCCTCAGCGAGAAGCCATTAACGAGTTGGTCCGTGGCGATCACGCCATCATTTCCGAAGAGGTCGGCGTCTATTTGCGAGATGTTTACGACCACTGTATCCAGACGTCTGAGGTCGCCGAGATGTACCGGGAAATGGTCACCGGTTTGATGAATACCTATTTGTCGTCTGTGGCGAACCGTACCAACGAGGTGATGAAAGTATTGACAATCATGGCCAGCATCTTCATACCGTTGACGTTTATGGCAGGAATCTACGGCATGAACTTTGAGCACATGCCGGAGCTGAAATACCAATACTCCTATGCCGTTCTCTGGATTGCGATGGGAACCGTCGCGATTGGCATGCTGATCTACTTCTATCGCAAAGGATGGATCTTGGAACGGCAGCGTTGA
- a CDS encoding ABC transporter ATP-binding protein, giving the protein MLSMQNVTKTYEMHRQKVVALDDATLEIPEGDFVSLIGPSGSGKSTLLVMLGGMLSPTSGRVLLNGQSMYDLNADGRARMRKNNIGFVFQTFNLIPYLSAQENVQIPLYLSDTNEADQRDRAAELLERVGLGDRLDHKPTELSVGQQQRVALARMLANDPAVILADEPTGNLDPETSDQVIGYFEEFNRERRTIVMVTHNPEAAERAKRVLKLRNGQIVDDRAALQTVDAA; this is encoded by the coding sequence ATGCTATCGATGCAAAACGTCACAAAGACCTATGAAATGCACCGCCAAAAAGTGGTGGCCTTGGACGACGCAACCCTCGAGATTCCCGAAGGCGATTTCGTTTCGCTGATCGGGCCCAGTGGCAGCGGCAAAAGCACTCTCCTGGTGATGCTGGGTGGGATGTTGTCACCCACATCCGGTCGCGTCCTGTTAAACGGCCAATCGATGTACGACTTGAACGCGGACGGTCGAGCTCGAATGCGAAAGAACAACATCGGGTTCGTATTTCAAACCTTCAACCTGATTCCGTACTTATCGGCGCAAGAGAACGTGCAGATTCCCCTGTATTTGTCTGACACCAACGAAGCCGACCAACGCGACCGAGCCGCAGAGCTGCTGGAACGAGTTGGCTTGGGAGACCGCTTGGATCACAAGCCCACTGAACTGAGTGTCGGCCAACAGCAGCGGGTCGCCTTGGCTCGCATGCTTGCCAACGACCCAGCCGTGATCTTGGCGGACGAACCAACCGGAAACCTAGATCCCGAAACCAGCGATCAGGTAATCGGCTACTTCGAGGAGTTCAACCGTGAAAGACGCACGATCGTGATGGTGACGCACAACCCGGAGGCAGCCGAGCGTGCGAAACGAGTCCTCAAGCTCCGCAACGGCCAAATCGTCGATGACCGCGCGGCGTTACAAACCGTTGACGCCGCCTAG
- a CDS encoding ArsR/SmtB family transcription factor, with protein sequence MGTTKNSRPTGDKSAVVLAEIGEDINTIFRAFADSTRLRILHLLVEYETCVGDIVETLQLPQPTVSRHLAYLRKANLVEVRKDGLWSYYSLAEAQSCFQQRLYDCLNDCFNEVPELQEDARRAKRLRETGGCCE encoded by the coding sequence ATGGGTACCACAAAGAATTCACGTCCAACAGGCGATAAGTCAGCCGTTGTTTTGGCCGAGATCGGCGAAGACATCAACACGATCTTTCGAGCATTTGCCGACAGCACGAGGCTGCGAATTTTGCATCTGCTGGTCGAATACGAGACCTGTGTCGGAGACATCGTCGAGACGCTGCAGTTGCCTCAGCCAACCGTGTCGCGGCATCTGGCGTATCTTCGGAAAGCAAATTTGGTCGAAGTCCGCAAAGACGGCCTGTGGTCGTACTATTCGCTTGCAGAAGCCCAGTCTTGCTTCCAACAAAGACTGTACGATTGCCTAAACGACTGCTTCAACGAAGTTCCCGAATTACAGGAAGACGCTCGTCGCGCAAAGCGACTACGAGAAACCGGCGGTTGTTGCGAGTAA
- a CDS encoding DUF1501 domain-containing protein, whose amino-acid sequence MLTRRNILQSVSAGFGYLAFKGVHAAENAASNPLASKLPHFAARAKRVIFLCMQGGPSHVDTFDHKPLLTRDHGKPGRYGGTLLKSPWEFRQRGDSGLWISDLFPEVAKHADDMTLIRSMQCDQPVHPGAMTQMHTGTAQFIRPSLGAWTLYGLGTENDSLPGFVSLSPPAGSSRNYGSSFLPAIYGGSKVGRGGRGARFVNGGSGESVPDIKNPRWADPQQRKQLDFIQSLNQAKLSRDQYQPDVEGIIESYELAFRMQDAMPELMDTSQESAATLAMYGADAGPTQNFGKQCLLARRFIEAGVRFVEVTHGNWDQHVNLSTDHKLRAEACDQPIAGLLADLKQRDLLKDTLVIWGGEFGRTPSAQGGDGRNHNNKGYTTWMAGGGVKGGFSYGMTDEYGYEAVEKKCHIHDWHATILHLLGLDHEQLTYRYAGRDFRLTDVHGNVMHDILA is encoded by the coding sequence ATGCTGACTCGACGAAATATCCTGCAAAGTGTATCGGCCGGTTTCGGCTACCTCGCCTTTAAAGGAGTGCATGCAGCCGAGAACGCGGCGAGCAACCCATTGGCGTCCAAGTTGCCGCATTTTGCAGCCCGTGCCAAGCGTGTGATCTTTTTGTGCATGCAAGGTGGCCCCTCGCATGTTGACACCTTCGATCACAAACCGCTGCTGACTCGCGATCATGGTAAGCCCGGTCGGTACGGTGGCACGTTACTGAAATCGCCGTGGGAGTTCCGGCAGCGTGGCGATAGTGGTTTGTGGATTTCAGATCTGTTTCCTGAAGTCGCCAAGCATGCCGATGACATGACGTTGATCCGGTCGATGCAGTGCGATCAACCGGTTCACCCAGGCGCGATGACTCAGATGCATACAGGCACGGCCCAGTTCATTCGTCCGTCATTGGGTGCCTGGACGTTGTACGGTTTGGGGACGGAAAACGACAGTTTGCCTGGGTTCGTTTCGTTGAGTCCGCCCGCGGGCAGTTCGCGAAACTACGGCAGTTCTTTTTTGCCCGCAATCTACGGCGGTTCCAAGGTCGGTCGTGGTGGCCGCGGTGCCCGGTTCGTGAACGGCGGCAGCGGCGAGTCGGTGCCTGACATCAAGAACCCGCGATGGGCCGATCCGCAACAGCGAAAACAACTGGACTTCATTCAGTCGCTCAATCAGGCCAAGCTGAGTCGAGACCAATATCAACCGGATGTGGAGGGAATCATTGAGTCTTATGAACTGGCGTTCCGAATGCAAGACGCGATGCCGGAGCTGATGGATACGTCCCAGGAAAGTGCCGCGACGCTTGCGATGTACGGTGCCGATGCGGGACCGACCCAGAACTTTGGCAAGCAGTGTCTGTTGGCGCGACGCTTTATCGAAGCGGGAGTTCGGTTCGTGGAAGTCACTCACGGCAATTGGGATCAACATGTGAACCTGTCAACGGATCACAAGTTGCGAGCGGAAGCTTGTGACCAGCCCATCGCAGGATTGTTGGCGGACTTGAAACAGCGAGACTTGCTCAAAGACACCTTGGTGATTTGGGGCGGCGAGTTTGGCCGTACGCCTTCGGCGCAAGGCGGCGATGGTCGTAACCACAACAACAAGGGCTACACGACATGGATGGCCGGCGGCGGAGTGAAGGGTGGCTTCAGCTACGGCATGACGGATGAATATGGATACGAAGCGGTTGAAAAGAAGTGTCACATCCATGATTGGCACGCCACGATCCTACATCTGCTAGGCCTTGATCACGAGCAGTTAACTTATCGCTACGCCGGTCGCGATTTCCGTCTGACTGATGTCCACGGCAACGTCATGCACGATATTCTGGCTTGA
- a CDS encoding pyridoxal phosphate-dependent decarboxylase family protein → MNKELYNQVVNSFFHCDPEAITRIFNEFLTAMQAQETMPPSSGMEQNYETAQANPEIHAIPGNLKDARDAIFPYFWGTDGWSSPLHLENVKGPANYASLVGALACLLKNPNLCTDTYSQRSNELEIKAITSLANLLFYHTDDPSGVFTMGGTTSNLYGAKIGIERVAPGTMRTGLQGKKIAGIVSTASHYSNQSVAGWLGIGADNLFAIPTDEAMSMRIDLLEEQLEKLHAEGYSVAFVTATFGTTDAFGVDDVSGIRRALDEFAQRNDVTVPQLHVDAAVGWVMSFLADYDSNSNSLDFSNQMLETIQRIQVRCRGLREADSISMDFHKMGWGHYPGSALLVNRRKDLKYLARTVEDTPYFSEADERRDPALFTLECSRPALGPFSVMASLNGIGLNGWRLLAARSVDLANQLKERLEKLPYCKVLNLQTDGPHVVWWVLPKGRDAKQIYREVQAGTMKAEEYSHYTSEIQRQFDKRSKSMSPKSDARLSFTTSIGYAPKDMKIPAWKAVFFNPKTDETIIDRIIESIEDLV, encoded by the coding sequence ATGAACAAAGAACTCTACAACCAAGTCGTCAATTCATTCTTTCATTGCGATCCCGAGGCCATCACTCGAATCTTCAATGAGTTTTTGACGGCGATGCAGGCTCAGGAAACGATGCCCCCATCGTCGGGGATGGAGCAAAACTACGAAACGGCGCAAGCGAACCCAGAGATCCATGCGATCCCGGGCAACCTGAAGGATGCTCGCGATGCGATCTTTCCGTATTTCTGGGGCACGGATGGTTGGTCGTCACCGCTTCACCTTGAGAACGTGAAGGGGCCCGCTAATTACGCAAGCCTGGTCGGAGCGTTGGCGTGTCTGTTGAAGAATCCCAACCTTTGCACGGACACGTATAGCCAAAGATCGAATGAGTTAGAAATCAAGGCGATTACCTCGCTAGCCAACTTGCTGTTCTACCACACTGACGATCCATCAGGCGTCTTCACGATGGGAGGCACGACTTCCAACTTGTACGGTGCCAAGATTGGGATCGAACGAGTTGCCCCCGGTACGATGCGGACTGGTTTGCAGGGGAAGAAGATCGCGGGAATTGTTTCGACAGCGTCTCACTACAGCAACCAAAGCGTGGCGGGTTGGCTGGGGATTGGTGCAGACAACCTGTTCGCCATTCCGACGGATGAAGCGATGTCGATGCGCATCGACTTACTGGAAGAACAGCTTGAGAAACTTCACGCAGAAGGTTACAGCGTTGCTTTTGTGACAGCAACATTCGGGACCACCGATGCGTTCGGAGTGGATGATGTTTCTGGAATTCGGCGTGCGCTCGATGAGTTCGCTCAGCGAAATGATGTCACGGTTCCCCAATTGCACGTGGATGCAGCGGTGGGCTGGGTGATGAGTTTTCTGGCGGACTATGATTCGAACAGCAACTCTCTCGATTTTTCAAACCAGATGCTGGAAACGATTCAACGAATCCAAGTCCGTTGCCGCGGGTTGCGTGAAGCGGACAGTATCTCGATGGACTTCCACAAGATGGGCTGGGGGCACTATCCCGGCAGTGCATTGTTAGTCAATCGACGCAAAGATCTGAAGTACTTGGCGCGAACAGTGGAAGACACGCCCTACTTTTCGGAGGCCGATGAACGTCGAGATCCGGCGCTATTTACGCTGGAATGTTCGCGTCCAGCGTTAGGGCCGTTTTCCGTCATGGCGTCGCTCAATGGAATCGGTCTGAATGGATGGCGGCTGTTAGCCGCTCGGTCAGTCGATTTGGCCAATCAGCTGAAGGAACGATTGGAAAAGCTGCCGTACTGTAAAGTTCTTAATCTGCAAACCGATGGTCCGCATGTTGTTTGGTGGGTGTTGCCCAAAGGCCGTGATGCCAAACAAATCTACCGCGAGGTGCAAGCTGGGACGATGAAAGCCGAGGAGTACTCGCACTACACGAGCGAGATTCAGCGTCAGTTTGATAAACGCAGCAAGTCGATGTCACCGAAATCAGACGCTCGGTTATCGTTCACGACCAGTATCGGCTATGCGCCAAAGGACATGAAGATTCCCGCATGGAAAGCGGTCTTCTTTAACCCGAAAACCGATGAAACGATTATCGATCGAATTATTGAAAGTATCGAAGACTTGGTCTAG